One genomic region from Equus caballus isolate H_3958 breed thoroughbred chromosome 4, TB-T2T, whole genome shotgun sequence encodes:
- the PIP gene encoding prolactin-inducible protein, translating to MRSFQLLFRASPAALILVLCLQLGINKAQEYTRRAIIMDLQTPQTTTADEEVTVKLRVETELRECMVIKSYLLSDVPIDGAFNYKFTSCLCENYPRTFFWDFQTNSTVRIAAVVDVIREQNICPEDLAVIPMTANRFHILRTLNKV from the exons ATGCGCTCTTTCCAGCTCCTGTTCCGGGCCAGCCCTGCCGCCCTGATCCTGGTTCTCTGTCTGCAGCTGGGGAtcaacaaagctcaagaatacaC TCGAAGGGCGATAATAATGGACTTGCAGACACCTCAAACTACAACAGCAGATGAAGAGGTCACTGTGAAGCTTAGAGTTGAGACAGAGTTGAGAGAATGTATGGTG attAAATCCTATCTCCTAAGCGACGTTCCAATCGATGGTGCTTTTAACTATAAATTCACCAGCTGCCTCTGTGAAAATTACCCAAGAACCTTCTTCTGGGACTTTCAGACCAACA GCACTGTAAGAATAGCAGCAGTGGTTGACGTTATTCGTGAACAAAATATCTGCCCGGAAGATCTAGCAGTGATACCCATGACTGCAAACCGTTTTCACATCTTGAGGACCCTAAATAAAGTCTGA